From one Bacillus sp. FJAT-42376 genomic stretch:
- a CDS encoding metalloregulator ArsR/SmtB family transcription factor translates to MKEEDLEVVPEFDLDEETLFIVSQTFKALSDPTRLRILNLLFEGEHSVNEIAEKLSLLQTTVSHQLRFLKNVRLVKFRREGTSLYYSHDDEHVIDVLKQTIDHARHM, encoded by the coding sequence ATGAAAGAAGAGGACCTAGAAGTTGTACCGGAATTCGATTTGGATGAAGAAACGCTCTTTATTGTCTCGCAGACCTTTAAAGCCCTGTCGGATCCGACGCGTCTCAGAATTCTGAATCTTTTATTCGAAGGGGAACATTCTGTAAATGAAATTGCGGAGAAATTATCGCTTCTCCAGACAACCGTTTCGCACCAGCTGCGTTTCTTGAAAAATGTCCGTTTGGTCAAATTCAGACGGGAAGGGACCTCCCTTTATTACTCCCATGATGATGAACATGTAATCGATGTGCTGAAGCAGACGATTGACCATGCGAGGCATATGTAG